CGGCCGCACCGCCGGTGTCTTTCATGGTTTTGAGCGCATAAAAGCCGTCGGCGGGAGTACCGATGGCGAGGGACTTGGCGATCGTGTTGGGTTTGACCGGCTTGAAGAAATCCAGGCCCGCCTTTTGCGCAACCGAAATGGGAGAGCAGCCGGTGGCCTGCGCACCGTGAATGTGGTAGGACGTTTCGGTCGCCAGTCCGAGCTTGATGAATTCCTGATAGCCCTTGTGAATCTTGGTCAAGAGGGAACCGGATGCCATGCAGACAACCGTGTGTTTGGGAATGTGCCAGCCGAGTTGCTCGATGATTTCGTAAGCCATGCTCTTGGAGCCTTCGGCGTAATAGGGGCGCATGTTGACGTTGACGAACGCCCAGCCAAACTTGCCCGCGATTTCGGCGCAGAGGCGATTCACTTCATCGTAGTGGCCTTTGATGCCGACGACGTTTGCGCCATAGATCAACGAGTTGACAATTTTTCCCTGTTCCAGATCGCTGGGAATAAAAACGTACGCTTTCAAGCCGGCGGCGGCGGCGTTGGCGGCAACGGAGTTGGCCAGGTTGCCGGTGGACGCGCAGGCGACGGTAGTAAACCCGAGTTCTCGCGCGCGGCTCAAGGCCACGCTCACCACGCGGTCTTTGAACGAGAGAGTGGGGTAGTTGACCGTGTCGTTCTTGATCCAGAGTTCGCGGATGCCGAGACGTTTGGCCAATCGGTCGGCTTTGACCAGCGGTGTAAAACCGACTTGAAAGCCCACGGTCGGCCCATCAGCCACGGGCAGCAATTCTCGGTAGCGCCACATGGTTTGCGGACGCGATTGAATGGCCGCGCGGGTCATTGACCGTTTGATGCGGGGATAATCGTAAACAACTTCGAGCGGGCCGAAGTCGAACTCGCACACGTGCGTGGCGGTGAGGGGATATTCCCGTCCGCATTCACGGCACTTGAGCGCCTTCATGAAACCTTGCTGCTTTTGCATAAATGTTCTTTCCACTGTAGCAGCCGACGTCAGTCGGCTCATTCTTTAGTTAGAGCGGACTGACGTCCGCTGCTACGAACCACTTCGGGGTAATAAAAAACCCCGCTCATGGGATGAGAAGGGGTGAAAGTTCACGCGCACTTCTCATTTTTCCCAAACCGCTGTCGGTTCGAGCTGGAATTGGCACCTGGACATTGAAGATCGCGCTTCAACCGGTTGCCGTGGTGTCATCGGGCCAGTCCCTCAACCACTCTGCATGAGATTCGTTGTATCAACGAATGCGGATAGATTGATTGATAGCTTGGAATCTGTCAAATAATTTTTCTGTGGTTTAGTTTTGCGGTTGGACGAATTCCTGTCGGGCGAGGGGACGAAGTCGCCAATCAAAGGCCACTCGCGTGGATCAAGGCATTTCGAGCTTGCGTTTTTGAGGCATGCCCGGAACATTTCCCGCCTCTATGGGAACTGAAATTACGACGTCAACGCGCTTCTACGACTTTTTGGCGTGGCTGGATGCCAATAAGAGACGGCTGATCGTGGCCGTGGTCATCCTTGCGGTGGCCGGCTTGGTCACTGCTTTCATGATCTGGCGCGGCAATCAGCGCGAGTTGGAAGCCAACGAAGCCCTGTCCAATGTGCAACCCGGCAGGACTTCCTCCCGCCAGATTGAAGTGGTTCCGTCGGAGGCTTATTTGAAGGTGGCCATGGAATTCAATGGCACAAGCGCTGGCGCGCGTGCGTTATTGCTGGGAGCGGTTTCTTTGTTCGTGGAAGGCAAAGCTGCCGAGGCGCAGGCACAGTTTACAAAATTTCAGCCGGAATACCCGGACAACCCACTTCTACCCGAGGCCATCATGGGCATTGCCGCCTGTCTGGAAGCACAGGGCAAAAGCGCTGAAGCCATTACCAAATACCAGGAAGTGATCTCTCGCTTTCCGAGAGATCACACGGTCGGTCAGGCGAAGCTGGCCCTGGCATTGATCTACGAAAACCAGAACAAGCCGGAACAGGCGCAGAAGCTTTATGCTGAATTGACGCAGGGCACCGCTTACAGTTCGTCCGGCGCAGAAGCCGGGATGCGTTTGGAAGAGTTGTTGCTCAAACATCCTGGCCTCGCCCCAACAAATGCTCCACCTTCGAGAATCTTCAAACCAGAATAATATGAACCAAACATTGCTCAAACAGTGTGTTGCCGAGTTGATCGGCACGTTTACGCTCATCTTCATCGGAGTGGGCGCCATTTACAACGATGGTTCCAATGCCAACGTCGGCTTGCTCGGTATTGCACTCGCGCATGGTCTGGCGATTGCCGTGATGGTCTCCGCGACCGGCGCCATCTCCGGTGGTCATCTGAATCCGGCGGTGACCCTTGGAGTGTATGTCGGTGGTAAAATGGATTTGCCCAAGGCCATTGCTTACTGGATTTCACAACTCGTCGGCGCCACCGTCGCCGGAATCATGCTGGTAAATTTGTTGGGTAACGCTGCTCAATCCGGCGCGCAAATTGTCGCTGCCGGCACGCCTGACCTCGGTGCCAACGTCACCAAGATGCAAGGCATCATGATTGAAGCCGTGCTGACATTTTTTCTTGTGTTTGTGGTTTACGGCACGGCGGTGGACGCCCGCGCGCCGAAGATTGGCGGTCTGGCGATTGGTTTGACTGTGGCGTTGGACATTCTGTTTGGCGGACCGCTGACGGGTGGGGCGATGAATCCGGCGCGCACGTTCGGCCCGGCGCTCGCCAGCGCACATTGGAACAATCATCTCGTGTACTGGATCGGCCCGATGCTCGGCGGCGCGCTGGCCGGGCTGGTGTATGGCCGCTTCCTCATCAAGGAGAAAGACTGACGCCCGGTCATTGCATTTGGAATCTGGATCCAAACCAAGCGCTCTTTGTCGGCAATGTTTGACGCAAATCCATTATGAAGTTGGCCATCATAGGAACAGGGTATGTCGGACTGGTGACGGGCGCCTGCTTTGCCGAGAAGGGCCATCACGTCATCTGTGTCGATAACGACAGTGCCAAAGTCAAACTTCTCCACAGCGGCGGCATTCCGATTTACGAGCCGGGTCTGGCAGAAATGGTCAAAACGAATGTCGCTGCTGGACGACTAACCTTCACCGACAACACTGCGGCAGGGGTCGAGAGTTCAGATGTGATTTTCATTGCGGTGCCGACGCCGCCGCTGCCCGATGGTTCCGTGGACCTGAGTTTCATTGAGAAGGTCGCGCGGGAAATCGCCGGGGCCATGAGTTCTTACAAAATCGTCGTCGATAAAAGCACGGTGCCGGTGCGGACCGGCGACAAGGTGTCTGAAACCATCAAACGTTACTGCAAAGCGAAAGTGGACTTTGACGTGGTCAGCAACCCGGAGTTTCTGCGCGAAGGATTCGCGGTGGATGATTTGATGAAGCCCGACCGCGTCGTGATTGGCGTGCGCTCACAACGTCCAGTGCCGGCGATGAAGGAGATTTACACACCATTCAACGCGCCGATCATCGTCACCGACATCAATTCCGCGGAGTTGATCAAACATGCCGCCAATTCCTTCCTCGCGCTGAAAATTTCCTACATCAACGCCGTCTCGGTCATTTGCGAGGCATCGGGTGCGAACATTCAGGAAGTCGCCAATGGCATGGGCATGGACGCGCGCATTGGCCGCCGCTTTCTCGACGCTTCACTCGGCTTCGGCGGCAGTTGTTTTCCCAAGGATTTGAGCGCGTTCATCAAAATCTCCGAGCAGCTTGGCTACCATTTTGGATTGTTGAAGGAAGTCCAACGGATCAACGCCGAGCAGATGGATCGTTTCGTCAAGAAAATCATCGACACGCTCTGGGTGCTCAAGGAAAAGAAAATCGGCGTGCTCGGTCTCGCCTTCAAGCAGAACACCGACGATGTGCGCATGTCGCCGGCCATTGATTTGTGCCATCGCCTGCAGCGGGAAGGCGCGCTTCTCCGCGTTCACGATCCGCAAGCGATGGAGAAGGCCAAGGCTGAACTGAAGGAAGTGACTTACGTCGATGACATGAATGAAGTCGCTGAGGGCTGTGATGCCTTGATCGTTGCTACTGAATGGCCGATTTTCAAGAAGCTCGACCTTGAACGCGCCCGCAAGGCGTTGACTCATCCAATCATGTTCGACGGCCGGAATCTTTTCGACCCGGCAGAGATGGAACGATTGGGTTTCATTTACAAAAGCATCGGACGGTGATGTGGCATCGGAGTGATGGACAAGCACCGAAAGCCAACCCTCCAGCACTCCACCACTCCATCGACCCAACCGGTCGAAGTCGCCGCCGGACTGATCTTTCGTGACGGCAAACTGCTCATCACCCAACGACCCGCCGATGCGCATCTGGGCGGATTGTGGGAATTTCCCGGTGGTAAAAGACATCCTGGGGAGTCATTCGAGGAATGTCTGCGGCGCGAACTGTTCGAGGAGTTGGGCATCGAGGTGACGGTGGGCGCGCTGGTGGAGGAAATCACCCACGCTTACCCCGAAAAAACTGTGCGCCTGAAATTTTTCCGCTGTCGATGGGAGCGGAACGAACCACGGGCGCTTGGCTGTCCCGCATTCCTCTGGGTCAACCTCTCGGAACTGGCAGGTCATGAGTTTCCCGCGGCGGACGCAGAATTATTGCAGTGATTGGAAAACTCCCCTGACCTCTGGCGCTGATTCGCACCGGCCCGATACTCACTCACTTCTCACACCTTCCCGTAAAATTCCTCCACAACCGTTTTGAAATTGTTTTCAGCGACGTTGACGATGCGTATCTCCCGTTGGGCGTTCTCCACCGAATCGCTCGCGTGCGCAGCGTTGACCATGATGGTCTGGCCGAACTCGCGCCGAATGGAGCCGGGCGGCGCTTTGGAGGGATCAGTCGGGCCGAGGACGTCGCGAATCTTACGCACGGCCTCGACGCCTTCATAGATCAAAGCGATGCACTTTTCGCTGCCGGGTTGGTTTAGTTGGTCGGGCGGACATTCGGACGGCGCGCGTCCTGACATGAACTTGACGATGTTTTCGAATTGGTTGTCACCGTAAAGCGGGCCGAGGATACGTCCCAGTTCCTGCTCCTGCTGGGACGGGATTTTCAGATTGAATTCCTTTTCAACCGCGGCCTTCGCACGCGCGACCACAACGCTCACGAGCTTGGTGCGCAGCACTTCCTTGACCGGCCCATAAAACTCGGTCGCCTGCGCCACGCTCATGCGATGCACCTTGATGCCTACGATGAACAGGCCGGTGCGCGAGAAAAAATCAATCACGTTGCCGGGCCGGCCGGTCGGGAAACGGAAATTTTCCGGCTTGATCAACACCAACGTGCGTTGTGGCGTTTCCCCCGGCTGATAAGGAATTGTGTTTTCCAGGACACCGCCGTCCGTGTCGGAGTAGCGCGCCCAGAGTTTCAACTTCATCTTGGCCTCATCGACGTTGGGAGCCGCCAGCACCGCCGGTTCGAAATAACGCACCTGATCGTTCTCATCGATGACGAGGTCGCCGTAAGTATCACGGATAGTTTCGCCGCCGCGCCGGTCCGCGCCGATATTGCCGATAACTGAGCGGATTTTGCGCACCGCATCGTCGCCTTGAAACAACAGCACCATGACCCGGCGACGCCGCTTGGTCTTGGGATCGGGCGATAGATTCTGCAAGATGTACTGATAAATCAGCTCTTGGATGCGTCGGTCCTGGGGATCATTGGCCGAAACGATGGCTTCGGAGTATTGCTTCACAAGCTCCGTGCTCGGGCCGAACAAGCGGGCACCGACCATTTCCAGTCCAGTGCGGGTGATCAAGCGGCTCAGAATGCCGCCGGTGCGGGACTTGTTCAGCGAGTAGGGTGTGATGATGACGTAAGCAAGCTGTTCAGACATAAAGGCAAATCAACCAGCGGACTTCGGCGCGGCGGCGGGAGTCGTGGTCGTGGCTTTGCCTCCGAGAATTTTGAACATGACCACACCGCAGGTTGGACATTTGCCTTTAATCGCTTTGCGGCCGTTCTTCATGACTTCTTCCACGGCATCGGCAATTTCCTTTTTGGCCTTACACTTGACGCAATATCCTTCGGGCATAAAAATTCAATCGACAAAATGTCTCACGCGCTGTTTCTGCGGCGGCGAGTAGCTTACGGGTCAGTTCTCGCAAGCGTCAACTGGAAAACCACTTCGACAACCAGTCCAGAAATACACGCAACCTATTGATGACGAATCAGATGAGATACAAACTGTCGCGCCGTCTCAGCGAGGGAGAGGACGCTTAATCCTTCGCTTGCGATGTCGAATTTGATGCCAGCGCGGATTGTCGCAACGTAGTTTTGAGGATTTTTCCGGTCGCGTTGCGGGGCAAGGCGGCCATGAACACCACTCGGCGCGGCACTTTGTAATCAGCGAGTTTCTGACGGACAAATTGAAGCAGCGCCTTCTCTTCAAGCCTGGTTCCGTCGGCAGCGGCAACGAAAGCAACGGGTTGTTCCCCTTTGCGCGGATCGGGCATACCGATCACTGCGGCCTCTTTCACGCCGGGAAAATGGTAGATGATTTCTTCAATCTCGCGCGGATAGACGTTGATGCCGTTGACGAGCAGCATGTCTTTCTTGCGGTCGGTGATGTAGAAATAGCCGTCAGGATCGCGATGTCCCACGTCGCCAGTGAGCAGCCAGCCGTTGCGCAAGGCTTTCGCGGTTTCCTCCGGTTGATTCCAGTAGCCTTGCATGACATTGCCGCCGCGGACGCAGATTTCGCCGGTCTGTCCTGATGCAAGCAGATCGCCGGCATCATTCTGAACGCTGACTTCCACATTGGGAATGGGGACGCCGATCGAGCCCGCCTTCCACGGTCCCGCCAGTGGATTCATACTCACGACTGGACTGGCTTCGCTCAAACCATAGCCTTCCAGCAAAGGTGTGGAAAAACGCTCGGTGAATTCTTTCAACACCTTCGCCGGTAACGGCGCCGAACCGCTGACGCACAAACGCAAGGGTAATTTTAATTCCGCAGGCGCGCTCGTCAGGCTGCGGAAGAATTGCGGTATGGCTGGGAGAATCGAGGCCTTCCGATGAACCACCTCTTGAATCACGTTCTTGGGCGGATGCAACGATTTGGCCAGCACCATTGAACCGCCTGCAATCAGCGGCAAAAAAACCCCCACACACAGCATGAAACTGTGAAACATCGGCAACAGCACAACGAAGCGGTCGTCACCCACGGCCTGAAGCACCTGGCAACAGCTATCGACGTTGTGCAGCAGGTTGCCGTGCGAAAGCATCGCTCCCTTCGGCTTGCCCGTGGTCCCAGAGGTGTAAATGATGACGGCCAGATCGGATTCGTTCCGCTCCGACAACTTAAATGAACTGGATGGCCGCGGCAGTCCCCCGAAATCTTCGATGCGCAGACAACGAAGTTGCGGTCGCATCGCCGTCAATGCCGCCGTGCCCTCACCCATCGACGCATCGGTGATGAGAACGTCGATCCCTGCGTCGCTCAAAATGTAATTGACCTCATCGGGTTTGAGAAAGTTGTTGATCGGCACCACGACGCCGCCAGCGAGGAAGACACCAAACAGGGCCGGCACAAACTCTGGACAATTTTTGAGCCACAATCCAACGCGGTCGCCCGGCTCGACCACAAAGCGATTCTGCAAGCAATGGGCGACGGCAAGCGAGCGCGTCCAAAGTTGCTCGAAGGAGTATTCATCTTCACCCCAAAAAATGGCGGTCTTTTGTGAAAACTTTCCGGCCGAGGTTGAAAATGCAGTCGCCAGGTTCATTGCGCGTGATTAAACCATCTCGTTGCCCGGAAGCCAAGTCCGAATTCCTGACAAAAGTGAATTGATTTCAACTTCCTGCTTCACGTTGCGCCGGTCAAAACCTTAAATAGCGGTGCATGATTGATGGCGATAAAAAGCTGGCCGATTTTCTGGTTCACTTGAAGTCGGCGCCGTGGGCTGCCCTCGACACCGAGGCCGACAGCCTCCACGCGTATCCGGAAAAAGTTTGCCTGCTGCAAATCAGCACACCGGCCGGCGATGAGTTGATCGATCCGCTGGCCAACCTTGATCTTGATCCTCTGCTGGACGCCTTGTGTGGCCACGAGTTGATCATGCACGGAGCGGATTACGATCTGCGATTGCTGCGCAAGCATCACGCCTTCGTGCCACGAACCATCTTCGACACCATGCTCGCCAGCCGCCTGTTGGGTGGTCGCCAATTCGGCCTGACCAACCTGGTCGCCGAGCACCTTGGCGTGACGCTGGACAAAGGCTCGCAAAAAGCCGACTGGGCGCGCCGACCGCTGACCCAGCGGATGGAAATCTACGCGCGCAACGATACGCATTATTTGAAACCGCTTGCGGACAAGCTCAAGCTTGAACTCCAACAGAAAGGACGGCTCGCCTGGCAGCAGGAAAGCTGCGCCCGGCTGATTGCTGATTGCGCGCGGCCGGCGTCACCTGATCCAGATCTGGTCTGGCGAATCAAGGGAAGCCATTTGCTCGGCCCGCCGGGTCTCGCCGTGCTGCGCGAACTCTGGCACTGGCGCGAGGCTGAAGCGGTTGCCGCCAATCGACCACCGTTCTTTGTTCTCAGTCACGAAACCCTCGTCAAGGTGGCCGGGGCGGCAACGAATGCTCATCCTTTCGACACGTTGTTGCCGCGTCATTTTTCTGATCGTCGCCGTGCTGGATTGAAAGCCGCCATCGCTCGCGGCCTGGCCGTGCCGGTCGGCGAACAGCCGAAACCGCTTCGCCAGATAAACCGCCGGCCGAGCGAGGCGGAAAAGCGTCGGTTTATCGAATTGCAGAAGCGGCGCGATCATCACGCCCATGAACTGGGCATTGACCCTACGTTGATCGCAAGCCGGGCGACGCTGGCGGCGCTGGCTGAAGATTGGAACGCCCACGAAAGCGAGTTAATGAATTGGCAGCGGGAGTTATTGCAGTCGCGCACATGAGTTGCTTGAGCAACACAGGGAGCATTGATCGCGACAGGAATGAGCCTTTCCATATAAAGGTAGATCACTCGTCATGCACCTGGGCAAACGCCACTTTGAAGTGGACATTTGCCAGAGTCTGAGATACGCATAGAAAACTCAAATGAAGGCGACCTTGAGACCCCACATCCGGCAACTCACAGCCATGCTCTTCGCGCTCCTGGCGATGAGCGCGTCCGCAACGGTGCATTACGTGGACGCGAACAACGCCAGTCCGGTGCCGCCCTACATCGACTGGGCCACGGCCGCGACGACTATCCAGGACGCCATCGACATCGCGTTACCTCAAGACGAAATCGTAGTTACGAACGGCATTTACGCAAGTGGCGGGCGAGTGGCTTACGGCTCATTAACGAACAGGGTTGCGATCATTAAGCCATTAAATGTCAGAAGTGTGAATGGTCCGGGTGCAACAGTTGTTGAAGGGTATCAAGTTCCTGGGTCGATCAACGGAGACTCAGCCATTCGTTGTTTGTATCTCACTAATGGTGCCCAATTAATCGGATTCACACTGCGCAAAGGTGCAACGCGAACCTCCAGGACGTTTACGGATCCTTCGACCAGCGGAGGAGGGGTCTTCGGCGAGAAATATGGGTTGTGTATCGTTTCGAATTGTCTATTAACCGGAAATTCAGCACGCGATTACGGCGGTGGTGCCGCTGGGGCTAGACTGTACAATTGTGTCGTCAGCAATAATACCTCAGGGCTATTTGGGGGTGGAGTCCTGACCCCTGCCTGCCTCAATTGCACTTTGATCAGCAATTCAGCCCAGTTTGGCGGTGGTGCGTACGAGGGATACTTGACGAACTGCGTCTTGTCGGGAAACAAGGCCTCGCAGGATGGGGCAGGGGCAAATGGCAGCATATTATACAACTGCGTCATTCGAGATAATATCGCGAACAATAATGGCGGTGGAGTTTACGCTGGAGCCGTTTACAACTGCACGATAGTTGGTAATTCAGCGAGCCAAGGTGGCGGCCTGCATAACACTTTTCCAGCTCGTAATTCAATCATGTATTACAATAATTCCGGAGGGAACTATTACAATTCCGGCTACGCGAACTGCTGCACAATTCCTCTGATTATAGACGACGATGTGAGGAGCTTCACCAATGCGCCAATGTTTGTGAACCTCCTCAGCGGCGATTTCCGACTTCAATCCAATTCACCATGTATAAACTCAGGCTACAACGCCTCTGCTCCTGCTGGTGTGGATTTGGACGGGAATCCACGCGTCGTCGGCGGCTACGTTGACGTGGGAGCCTATGAGTACCAAAACCCATCTTCGGTCATCTCGTTGGCCTATCTCCAAAGATACGGCCTCCCCACGGATGGTTTAGCGGATTACATGGACTCTGATGGCGATGGTATGAACAACTGGCAGGAGTGGCAGGCAGGCACTAATCCCACGAATGCCCAATCCGTCCTACACCTTTTAAGCCCTATGGTAAGTGGATCAGGAGTGGTGCTAAAATGGGCAGGGATCAGGGGTATTACTTACTCCTTGCAGAGATCAACCAATCTCACGAACCAGACGCCTTTCCTGAACCTGCGCACGAATATCCCTGGTCCAAGTGTTAGTGGCTACACGAATACTTTCACGGACACTAATGTAACTTTTGTTTGGGCATTGTACCGGCTCGGGGTGCAGGAATAACTTGAACTTTGAGGTGCAGCGGTATGCCGGCGGCAGCGCGAATCGTCGTTCCGCCGTCCTCCTCAACGAGGCGAAACCAAACTTGGCGTGCGGGAACCGCAGTTCAAAGTTTATCTCACCACATCAAACGCGAAACCCTTCAGGTATTCCGTTTCAGGAATGGCTGGAATAATGGGATGATCAGGTGATTGAGCGTAAGTGGCAACCCGCCGCAACGTGCGCCGCGCATCGAACGCCGCCGCCAAAATCACTTCCTGAAATGTCACGGCATCCACGTGGTGCGAGCAGCAGAACGTGGCGAGCGTTCCGCCGGTTTTCAACAACTTCAAGGCGCGCAGATGAATCTCCTTATAACCTCGCAACGCGTCCGGCACCGAAGCCCGATTTCTCGTGAACGACGGCGGGTCGAGCACGATCAGGTCGAAACGCGGGACAACCTTTTCGTGCGGCTTGACTGCGGTTTGCGCTTTCAGCCAGTCGAAGACATTCACCGTTTCAAACGAGCATTTCTCCGCCAGCCCGTTGGCGGCGGCGATGCGCGTAGTCGCGGCGATGGCATCGGCGCTCTGGTCGAGCATGTGGACGTGCGCTGCGTCAGCTCGCGCTGCGTGCAGCCCGAAGCCGCCGAGAAAGCTGAAACAGTCCAGCACCTGACCGCTTTTTGCAAACTCGGCGACGAGTTGGTAGTTCATTTGTTGATCCAGGTAGAGACCGGTCTTGTGTCCGCCGAGGATGTCCACTTCAAATTGCAATCCGTTGAGGTTGATTGAAACCGGCTCCTCCAGCGTACCGACGAGCAGCCCGTTGGCGTCGGGCAATCCTTCAAATTTGCGGAACGCGGTGTCGCTGCGTTCCACGATGGCGCGCGGGGAAAAGATGGTTTGCAGTGCGGCAAGGATCATCGGTTTGCGTTGATCCGTGGCGAGCGCCGAAGTTTGCAGCACGAGCACATCCTCATACTT
This window of the Verrucomicrobiota bacterium genome carries:
- a CDS encoding nucleoside-diphosphate kinase encodes the protein MSEQLAYVIITPYSLNKSRTGGILSRLITRTGLEMVGARLFGPSTELVKQYSEAIVSANDPQDRRIQELIYQYILQNLSPDPKTKRRRRVMVLLFQGDDAVRKIRSVIGNIGADRRGGETIRDTYGDLVIDENDQVRYFEPAVLAAPNVDEAKMKLKLWARYSDTDGGVLENTIPYQPGETPQRTLVLIKPENFRFPTGRPGNVIDFFSRTGLFIVGIKVHRMSVAQATEFYGPVKEVLRTKLVSVVVARAKAAVEKEFNLKIPSQQEQELGRILGPLYGDNQFENIVKFMSGRAPSECPPDQLNQPGSEKCIALIYEGVEAVRKIRDVLGPTDPSKAPPGSIRREFGQTIMVNAAHASDSVENAQREIRIVNVAENNFKTVVEEFYGKV
- the mutT gene encoding 8-oxo-dGTP diphosphatase MutT encodes the protein MDKHRKPTLQHSTTPSTQPVEVAAGLIFRDGKLLITQRPADAHLGGLWEFPGGKRHPGESFEECLRRELFEELGIEVTVGALVEEITHAYPEKTVRLKFFRCRWERNEPRALGCPAFLWVNLSELAGHEFPAADAELLQ
- a CDS encoding HRDC domain-containing protein; the encoded protein is MIDGDKKLADFLVHLKSAPWAALDTEADSLHAYPEKVCLLQISTPAGDELIDPLANLDLDPLLDALCGHELIMHGADYDLRLLRKHHAFVPRTIFDTMLASRLLGGRQFGLTNLVAEHLGVTLDKGSQKADWARRPLTQRMEIYARNDTHYLKPLADKLKLELQQKGRLAWQQESCARLIADCARPASPDPDLVWRIKGSHLLGPPGLAVLRELWHWREAEAVAANRPPFFVLSHETLVKVAGAATNAHPFDTLLPRHFSDRRRAGLKAAIARGLAVPVGEQPKPLRQINRRPSEAEKRRFIELQKRRDHHAHELGIDPTLIASRATLAALAEDWNAHESELMNWQRELLQSRT
- a CDS encoding MIP family channel protein produces the protein MNQTLLKQCVAELIGTFTLIFIGVGAIYNDGSNANVGLLGIALAHGLAIAVMVSATGAISGGHLNPAVTLGVYVGGKMDLPKAIAYWISQLVGATVAGIMLVNLLGNAAQSGAQIVAAGTPDLGANVTKMQGIMIEAVLTFFLVFVVYGTAVDARAPKIGGLAIGLTVALDILFGGPLTGGAMNPARTFGPALASAHWNNHLVYWIGPMLGGALAGLVYGRFLIKEKD
- a CDS encoding class I SAM-dependent rRNA methyltransferase, whose protein sequence is MESLPTVLLRPGEADRVLAGHPWIYSGSILRLTQPAADGQLVQVKDHRQRFLGVGFYNSKSKINVRVLSPERIAVDQPFFEQRIRAALAVRQKHLPNATSYRVVNSESDFLSGLIVDKYEDVLVLQTSALATDQRKPMILAALQTIFSPRAIVERSDTAFRKFEGLPDANGLLVGTLEEPVSINLNGLQFEVDILGGHKTGLYLDQQMNYQLVAEFAKSGQVLDCFSFLGGFGLHAARADAAHVHMLDQSADAIAATTRIAAANGLAEKCSFETVNVFDWLKAQTAVKPHEKVVPRFDLIVLDPPSFTRNRASVPDALRGYKEIHLRALKLLKTGGTLATFCCSHHVDAVTFQEVILAAAFDARRTLRRVATYAQSPDHPIIPAIPETEYLKGFAFDVVR
- a CDS encoding threonine synthase; translation: MQKQQGFMKALKCRECGREYPLTATHVCEFDFGPLEVVYDYPRIKRSMTRAAIQSRPQTMWRYRELLPVADGPTVGFQVGFTPLVKADRLAKRLGIRELWIKNDTVNYPTLSFKDRVVSVALSRARELGFTTVACASTGNLANSVAANAAAAGLKAYVFIPSDLEQGKIVNSLIYGANVVGIKGHYDEVNRLCAEIAGKFGWAFVNVNMRPYYAEGSKSMAYEIIEQLGWHIPKHTVVCMASGSLLTKIHKGYQEFIKLGLATETSYHIHGAQATGCSPISVAQKAGLDFFKPVKPNTIAKSLAIGTPADGFYALKTMKDTGGAADDITDDEIREAMKLLAECEGIFTETAGGVTVGVAKKLIASGKIPANDSAVLCVTGNGLKTLDAVNGHVGHPREIKPSLREFEALLASQEKVNA
- a CDS encoding UDP-glucose/GDP-mannose dehydrogenase family protein, producing MKLAIIGTGYVGLVTGACFAEKGHHVICVDNDSAKVKLLHSGGIPIYEPGLAEMVKTNVAAGRLTFTDNTAAGVESSDVIFIAVPTPPLPDGSVDLSFIEKVAREIAGAMSSYKIVVDKSTVPVRTGDKVSETIKRYCKAKVDFDVVSNPEFLREGFAVDDLMKPDRVVIGVRSQRPVPAMKEIYTPFNAPIIVTDINSAELIKHAANSFLALKISYINAVSVICEASGANIQEVANGMGMDARIGRRFLDASLGFGGSCFPKDLSAFIKISEQLGYHFGLLKEVQRINAEQMDRFVKKIIDTLWVLKEKKIGVLGLAFKQNTDDVRMSPAIDLCHRLQREGALLRVHDPQAMEKAKAELKEVTYVDDMNEVAEGCDALIVATEWPIFKKLDLERARKALTHPIMFDGRNLFDPAEMERLGFIYKSIGR
- a CDS encoding tetratricopeptide repeat protein; the encoded protein is MGTEITTSTRFYDFLAWLDANKRRLIVAVVILAVAGLVTAFMIWRGNQRELEANEALSNVQPGRTSSRQIEVVPSEAYLKVAMEFNGTSAGARALLLGAVSLFVEGKAAEAQAQFTKFQPEYPDNPLLPEAIMGIAACLEAQGKSAEAITKYQEVISRFPRDHTVGQAKLALALIYENQNKPEQAQKLYAELTQGTAYSSSGAEAGMRLEELLLKHPGLAPTNAPPSRIFKPE
- a CDS encoding long-chain fatty acid--CoA ligase produces the protein MNLATAFSTSAGKFSQKTAIFWGEDEYSFEQLWTRSLAVAHCLQNRFVVEPGDRVGLWLKNCPEFVPALFGVFLAGGVVVPINNFLKPDEVNYILSDAGIDVLITDASMGEGTAALTAMRPQLRCLRIEDFGGLPRPSSSFKLSERNESDLAVIIYTSGTTGKPKGAMLSHGNLLHNVDSCCQVLQAVGDDRFVVLLPMFHSFMLCVGVFLPLIAGGSMVLAKSLHPPKNVIQEVVHRKASILPAIPQFFRSLTSAPAELKLPLRLCVSGSAPLPAKVLKEFTERFSTPLLEGYGLSEASPVVSMNPLAGPWKAGSIGVPIPNVEVSVQNDAGDLLASGQTGEICVRGGNVMQGYWNQPEETAKALRNGWLLTGDVGHRDPDGYFYITDRKKDMLLVNGINVYPREIEEIIYHFPGVKEAAVIGMPDPRKGEQPVAFVAAADGTRLEEKALLQFVRQKLADYKVPRRVVFMAALPRNATGKILKTTLRQSALASNSTSQAKD